The following is a genomic window from Scytonema millei VB511283.
AGCCGTTATTCTCAGCCCAGCGTGGCTGACTGCCGCACTCGCAGTTTCAACATCTGCGATCGCTACTACACCAAACAGCGCCCCAGCAGTTTCAGAACTTAATGCTGCTATTGAAGCCAAAGAGACAACTATTGTCAATAGTGGCGTTACAAAACCACAGGGAACGCTAATCGCACAACAAGTGCCAACTGCTCCTGCTCCCCCTGAAACTGACAATACAATTTCCGAAATCAACCGTTATGGGAATGAAGGTCGCGGCGATCGCAACAATATCGCACAAGTCACCTCAGTTTCTCAACTATCAGACGTGCAGCCTACAGATTGGGCGTTCCAAGCCTTGCAATCTTTGGTAGAACGCTATGGCGTGATTGCAGGTTATCCTGATGGCACGTTTCGAGGTAACCGTGCCATGACTCGTTATGAGTTTGCCGCAGGTTTGAACGCTGCCCTCGATCGCGTTAACGAATTGATTGCTGCTGGAACAGCCGATCAAGTCCGCAAGGAAGACTTAGCTACCCTGCAAAGATTGCAAGAAGAATTCTCTGCGGAACTGGCAACTCTGCGCGGACGGGTAGACAGTCTAGAAGCTAACGTCGCAGAACTAGAGGCAAATCAGTTCTCGACTACCACAAAACTCGTGGGCGAAGTGGTTGCTGCTGTCAGCGATGCTTTCGGCGGAGATACCGATGCAAATACCGTTTTCCAGGATCGGGTGCGGTTGGACTTCCAAACCAGTTTCACTGGTAGCGATATCCTTCACACTCGTTTATCAGCTGGTAATGCGACCCGCTTAGATGTGGGTGAAGATACTTACCAAAACACTCTTACTTTCAACCCAGCAGACAACGGTAACGATGTTGTTGTAGATTGGGCAGCTTACGACTTTAAACTCCCAATTGGCGAAAACTCCAGAGCCTATCTAGCCGCAGCAGGAGGCGTTCACGCTGACTACGCTCCTACCAACAACCCCTTCTTTGAAGATTTTGATGGTGGTCGTGGGGCAATATCAACCTTCGCTTCCGAAAACCCGATCTATCGGATTGGTGGTGGGGCAGGTTTGGGTATCAACATCGCTCCTTTTGGTGAAGCTAGTGGTTTTAAGCCTAGTATCACAGCTGGATATTTTGCTAGAAATGCTCAAGATCCAAGTCAAGGGGCTGGCTTGTTTAACGGTGATTATGCCGCACTAGGACAGTTAAACTTCAACTTTGGCGATCGCATTGCCCTAGCAGCAACTTACGTCAACGCTTACAATACTGGAGCTTCCCTGGGTAATCTCAATCCAGATGACGATGAAAACTCGGATATCTTCAACTATGCCGGTAGTACTGGTGTTGTTGGTACGCTGGAAGCAAACAACCCATCCAGGCTTCTAGGTGCCGCTGTGGGCGCTGATACTGTCCCAATCTCCTCTAACTCCTACGGTCTTTCTGGTTCTTTCAGATTAAGCGACACCATCTCGATCAGCGGCTTCGGGTCTTACACCAACGCTACTCTCATTGGTCGTGGTAATGGTGATATCTGGTCATTTGGTGGCGGTGTAGCTTTCTCTGACCTGGGCAAAGAAGGTAACCTGTTAGGTATTTTTGCTGGCGTGCAACCAACATTAACATCTCTAGATGCTCCTGGTGTCAGAGATTTCAGTAATGAATATGGACTCCACGTTGAAGGCTTCTACCGCTACCAACTTACCGATAATATTTCCGTCACTCCTGGTGTGATTTGGCTCAACCGAGTTGGTCAAACTGGCAGCGATGAAGATGCAATCATCGGTACGCTTCGCACAACATTCAACTTCTAAAGTTTTGGTTACCGACTAATTTGAGTGACTCTTAAGTTCTGGAATCAGTCGTTTTCTCAATCATCATACCCCGCGATCGCAGCGGGGTTTTTTGTTGGTCATTCGTCATCTGTCTTTTATCATTTGATAAACCCCTTGACAAATCACAAGTGACAAATCACAAATCTATCAAACCCCAGTGGAGAACCGGGGTATAATAGAGGAGTTAAGACCAAAAATTAAAATATCCTTCAACTTTTTGGAACTAGCTTGTGGAACTGTCGTGTAAATCAGAATATGCTCTGCTTGCCCTCTCGGAGCTAGCAGCTCGCTACCAAAGCGGTGAACCCTTGCAAATTCGGCAAATAGCAGCTCAACAAAACATTCCAGACCGCTACTTAGAGCAACTACTAGCAACCTTAAGACGCGGTGGTATAGTCAAAAGCCAACGGGGAGCCAAGGGAGGCTACATCCTAGCGCGAGAACCTTGGAAAATTACTTTACTAGAGGTTTTGGTCTGCCTAGAAGGTATAGAAGCAAGAGCTACTGAAGAAGAAAGTAAGCCTAGAACGTTAGAAACTGCTGTCGTGCATGAGATTTGGCATGAAGCTCGACAAGCAGCAAATATGGTCTTGCAGCAGCATACCTTACAAAATCTTTGCGAACAGATAGCTGCCAGACGACAACTCGATATTATGTACTATATCTGATCGGTCATCGGTCATTGGTCATTGGTGACAACAAATGACAACTGACCAATGACAACTAACAAATGATAAAGGACAAACCATGCGTATTGCCCACGATATTACAGAATTAATCGGTCGTACTCCTCTAGTAAAGTTGAATCGGATTCCGCAAGGTGAAGGTTGTGTTGCCCAAATTGTCGTAAAATTGGAAAGCATGAACCCTGCCGCTTCGGTCAAAGACCGGATTGGCATCAGCATGATTAATGCTGCCGAACAGGAGAGATTGATCGCCCCTGGCAAAACGATTTTAGTCGAACCAACTTCTGGCAACACGGGTATTGCTCTGGCAATGGCAGCAGCAGCAAAGGGATATCAGTTAATTTTGACGATGCCGGAAACTATGAGTGCCGAACGTCGAGCTATGCTGCGGGCTTATGGGGCAGAGTTAGAACTGACAGCAGGCATCGAAGGGATGAGTGGTGCAATTCGGCGGGCACAAGAAATTGTGGAATCAATGCCGAATGCTTACATGTTGCAGCA
Proteins encoded in this region:
- a CDS encoding iron uptake porin; this encodes MSRLLWKAVILSPAWLTAALAVSTSAIATTPNSAPAVSELNAAIEAKETTIVNSGVTKPQGTLIAQQVPTAPAPPETDNTISEINRYGNEGRGDRNNIAQVTSVSQLSDVQPTDWAFQALQSLVERYGVIAGYPDGTFRGNRAMTRYEFAAGLNAALDRVNELIAAGTADQVRKEDLATLQRLQEEFSAELATLRGRVDSLEANVAELEANQFSTTTKLVGEVVAAVSDAFGGDTDANTVFQDRVRLDFQTSFTGSDILHTRLSAGNATRLDVGEDTYQNTLTFNPADNGNDVVVDWAAYDFKLPIGENSRAYLAAAGGVHADYAPTNNPFFEDFDGGRGAISTFASENPIYRIGGGAGLGINIAPFGEASGFKPSITAGYFARNAQDPSQGAGLFNGDYAALGQLNFNFGDRIALAATYVNAYNTGASLGNLNPDDDENSDIFNYAGSTGVVGTLEANNPSRLLGAAVGADTVPISSNSYGLSGSFRLSDTISISGFGSYTNATLIGRGNGDIWSFGGGVAFSDLGKEGNLLGIFAGVQPTLTSLDAPGVRDFSNEYGLHVEGFYRYQLTDNISVTPGVIWLNRVGQTGSDEDAIIGTLRTTFNF
- a CDS encoding RrF2 family transcriptional regulator; the encoded protein is MELSCKSEYALLALSELAARYQSGEPLQIRQIAAQQNIPDRYLEQLLATLRRGGIVKSQRGAKGGYILAREPWKITLLEVLVCLEGIEARATEEESKPRTLETAVVHEIWHEARQAANMVLQQHTLQNLCEQIAARRQLDIMYYI